Proteins from a genomic interval of Fluviispira vulneris:
- a CDS encoding response regulator, translating to MNFEEMDISILIADDDEDIQKLLSHLLKKFSKNICEVSDGVAAKKELIENNYSIAIIDLSLPKVSGLEVLKSIKSYKLDTVIIVYTGEDNLKVIKECMRNGAFDFLEKQSDKIILEETVKRAIEMYHFLSDRKKLLEFIVCEFGNITIDKFRKMDNEKQRKIFETVQALLKLKIANKS from the coding sequence ATGAACTTTGAAGAAATGGATATATCAATTCTTATAGCAGATGATGATGAAGATATTCAAAAACTTTTATCGCATTTGTTAAAGAAATTTTCTAAAAATATTTGTGAAGTTAGTGATGGGGTTGCAGCAAAAAAAGAATTAATTGAGAATAATTATTCTATAGCAATTATCGATTTAAGTTTACCTAAAGTATCTGGTTTAGAGGTGTTAAAATCGATTAAAAGTTATAAATTAGACACAGTTATTATTGTTTATACTGGTGAAGATAATTTAAAAGTTATAAAAGAATGTATGCGCAATGGTGCTTTCGATTTTCTCGAAAAACAAAGTGATAAAATCATCCTCGAAGAAACTGTGAAGCGTGCAATTGAAATGTATCATTTTTTATCAGATAGAAAAAAACTTCTCGAATTCATCGTTTGTGAATTTGGCAATATTACAATCGATAAATTCAGAAAAATGGATAATGAAAAACAAAGAAAAATATTTGAAACTGTACAAGCTCTTTTAAAACTTAAAATAGCGAATAAGTCTTAA
- a CDS encoding sensor histidine kinase, with protein MFVWIRWYILRSQEINSLIEKISLPTTSSGQWVILAQGCILMGFILIALYMIFVSQRRLSRITKMQDTILSSVTHELKTPLASIRLYAETMLLRSVSEDEKKKFLRRTLSETERLQRLIDTVLISARLESDKSSLAHIRVNLSELFANSCNQVKDRFSESRSFDFQLNSPNDEKEFFVWGNPYHLSMLFDNLLDNAVKYTEKGGSIVAGILQKKEVVQVFIKDNGQGIEKNNLKKVFKKFYRVERNSKLKVQGSGLGLSVCHSIVKEHHGKLYAMSEGLNKGTTFYVELQRLSPNSRR; from the coding sequence ATGTTTGTCTGGATCAGATGGTACATTCTTAGAAGCCAAGAAATAAATAGCCTTATCGAAAAAATTTCTCTACCAACAACGAGCTCAGGACAATGGGTCATCCTAGCCCAAGGCTGTATTCTCATGGGGTTTATCCTCATAGCACTCTATATGATCTTTGTGAGTCAACGTAGACTCTCTCGTATTACTAAAATGCAAGATACAATATTAAGCAGTGTGACACATGAATTGAAAACTCCATTGGCAAGTATACGCCTTTATGCAGAAACAATGTTACTTCGCTCAGTGAGCGAGGATGAAAAGAAAAAATTTTTACGCCGTACTCTCAGTGAAACGGAAAGATTGCAAAGACTCATTGATACTGTGCTTATATCAGCACGTCTAGAATCAGACAAATCATCACTTGCACATATAAGAGTCAATTTAAGTGAACTGTTTGCTAATAGTTGTAATCAAGTTAAAGATCGGTTTTCTGAAAGCAGATCTTTTGACTTTCAATTAAATTCGCCTAATGATGAAAAAGAATTTTTTGTTTGGGGAAATCCCTATCATCTTTCAATGCTATTCGATAATTTGCTTGACAATGCTGTCAAATATACTGAAAAAGGTGGATCAATTGTCGCCGGAATCTTACAAAAAAAAGAAGTTGTTCAAGTTTTTATCAAAGACAATGGACAAGGAATTGAAAAAAATAATTTAAAAAAAGTATTTAAAAAATTCTACCGCGTCGAGCGAAATTCAAAACTCAAAGTTCAAGGCTCTGGACTTGGCCTTTCCGTTTGCCACTCAATTGTTAAAGAACATCATGGAAAATTATATGCCATGAGTGAAGGACTTAATAAAGGAACAACGTTTTATGTCGAACTCCAAAGACTTTCTCCTAATAGTAGAAGATGA
- a CDS encoding exodeoxyribonuclease III has translation MSLKIYSWNLNGIRAAAKAGFFNWLENSQADIILLQEVRALPEQLNPEQIEPFGYKSIWHPAEKKGYSGVAIYTKLPFSHSDIQVGLGDPEFDNEGRFLGFFHNNIFYASAYFPNSQPEGKRLAYKLAFCRKLQIKLTELRKSNISIVLGGDINIAHKEIDLANPKQNQKNPGFLPEERQWYSEFLADGYLDAFRLFEKNGGHYTWWSNRKGVREKNIGWRIDSHFVSEDLINNISKAGIHSDVYGSDHCPISLDLSFP, from the coding sequence ATGTCGCTTAAAATTTATTCTTGGAATCTGAATGGTATTCGTGCTGCTGCCAAAGCCGGTTTTTTTAATTGGCTCGAGAATTCTCAGGCAGATATCATTCTTTTACAAGAGGTTAGAGCTTTGCCAGAACAGCTTAATCCTGAACAAATTGAACCATTTGGCTATAAAAGCATTTGGCATCCAGCGGAGAAAAAAGGATACAGTGGGGTCGCAATCTATACAAAGCTGCCTTTTTCTCATTCCGATATTCAGGTGGGACTTGGCGATCCTGAATTTGACAATGAAGGCAGATTTTTAGGTTTTTTTCATAATAATATATTCTATGCAAGTGCTTATTTTCCAAATAGTCAGCCTGAAGGAAAAAGACTTGCGTATAAACTTGCTTTTTGTAGAAAATTGCAAATAAAATTAACCGAGCTTAGAAAAAGTAATATATCTATAGTATTAGGTGGGGATATCAATATTGCGCATAAAGAAATCGACCTCGCAAATCCAAAGCAAAATCAAAAAAACCCAGGATTTTTACCTGAAGAAAGGCAATGGTATAGTGAGTTTCTTGCAGATGGATATTTGGATGCCTTTAGATTATTTGAAAAAAATGGAGGGCATTATACTTGGTGGAGCAACCGGAAAGGTGTGCGTGAAAAAAATATTGGTTGGAGAATTGATTCGCATTTTGTCTCAGAAGATCTTATAAACAACATATCGAAAGCAGGGATTCATTCAGATGTTTACGGTTCTGACCACTGCCCTATTTCGCTCGATCTCTCGTTCCCTTAA
- a CDS encoding cation:dicarboxylate symporter family transporter: protein MLRHILKVANSIIFKLVLALLFGLFAGKYLPQEVQATLYSISLSLKDILIFILPFIIFSCIFSCLLSFKSDVFKFIIILILCICLSNFISTIIAFNVSHLALANIDNFSNINQEGHAILKPYWNLPLPSLISNNVALFSGLVAGLIFSKFRNKRVDVFADKMRDAVTLFLNKAFIPILPIFALGFIIKLESDGVLTQILSSYLPLVLAIIITQYVYISLLYFIGAGFNIKQFIYFVKNVLPAGIMGFSSMSSMAALPLTIQAAEKNTRNRDLSRTIAPATVNIHLIGDSLAIPMIALVIMSTFGTGFPDLSTFLIFSFYFVLAKFAVAAVPGGGILVMITILETQMGFTPEMSGLITAIYILLDPIITSANVLGNGAFVILTTKLLGKKVSQ, encoded by the coding sequence ATGCTAAGACATATTTTAAAAGTCGCAAATAGTATCATCTTTAAACTCGTACTCGCTCTTCTGTTTGGCTTATTTGCGGGAAAATATTTACCACAAGAGGTTCAAGCCACCCTTTATTCTATTAGTTTGAGCTTAAAAGACATCCTTATCTTTATTTTACCATTTATTATTTTCAGTTGTATTTTTTCTTGTTTACTTTCATTCAAATCAGATGTTTTCAAATTTATTATAATCTTGATTCTTTGCATTTGCTTATCGAATTTTATCTCAACAATTATTGCATTTAATGTGAGTCATTTAGCTCTTGCAAATATAGACAATTTCTCGAATATAAACCAAGAAGGCCATGCCATACTTAAGCCTTATTGGAATTTACCACTTCCGTCTCTCATTTCGAACAATGTTGCCTTATTTTCAGGTTTAGTCGCGGGTCTTATCTTTTCGAAGTTTCGTAACAAAAGGGTTGACGTATTTGCAGATAAAATGCGTGACGCAGTTACTTTATTTTTAAATAAAGCTTTTATCCCCATTTTACCTATTTTTGCTCTAGGTTTTATTATAAAACTCGAAAGTGATGGTGTTTTAACTCAGATATTAAGTTCATATTTACCGCTTGTTCTTGCAATAATAATCACTCAATATGTATATATTTCTCTGTTATATTTTATTGGTGCAGGCTTTAATATTAAGCAGTTTATTTATTTTGTTAAAAATGTCCTACCTGCAGGCATAATGGGGTTCAGTTCAATGTCGAGCATGGCCGCCCTGCCGCTGACAATTCAAGCAGCAGAAAAAAACACTCGCAATCGCGACCTTTCGAGGACAATAGCACCCGCAACAGTGAATATTCATTTAATTGGGGATAGTTTAGCGATACCTATGATTGCCCTCGTTATTATGAGCACATTTGGAACAGGCTTTCCAGATTTATCAACATTCCTCATATTTTCATTTTATTTTGTCTTAGCTAAATTTGCGGTTGCAGCAGTACCAGGCGGAGGTATTCTGGTCATGATCACAATTCTAGAAACTCAAATGGGTTTTACCCCGGAAATGAGTGGATTGATCACAGCTATTTATATTTTGTTGGATCCTATCATCACTTCTGCTAACGTATTGGGCAACGGCGCATTTGTTATATTGACTACAAAATTATTAGGAAAAAAAGTTTCTCAATAA
- a CDS encoding response regulator transcription factor, translating into MSNSKDFLLIVEDEEAIGEGLQFNFEAEGFEVALVPDGKEAIYFIKEHYDKISTIILDIMLPQVDGYEILKKTRILAERIPILVLSAKSLENDRVKAFELGADDYVTKPFSLSEIILRVKRLVQRRKWYKPNGKESIQKFGQSLFDSERLTITSAEGITYRISPTEGLLIQVFIENENKILTRTDLLQKVWQYEATIETRTVDVFVGKLRKYIEKNAAKPAHIISVRGVGYSYVTKNNEKN; encoded by the coding sequence ATGTCGAACTCCAAAGACTTTCTCCTAATAGTAGAAGATGAAGAAGCAATTGGTGAAGGTTTACAGTTTAATTTTGAAGCAGAAGGTTTTGAAGTTGCTTTAGTCCCCGACGGAAAAGAAGCGATTTATTTTATTAAAGAACATTATGATAAAATATCAACTATTATTCTTGATATCATGTTACCTCAAGTTGATGGTTATGAAATTTTAAAAAAAACACGGATACTCGCCGAAAGGATTCCAATCTTAGTTTTAAGTGCAAAAAGTCTTGAAAATGATCGCGTTAAAGCATTTGAATTGGGAGCTGACGATTACGTAACAAAACCATTTAGTCTTTCAGAAATCATATTAAGAGTTAAACGACTTGTGCAAAGAAGAAAGTGGTATAAACCCAATGGAAAAGAATCTATCCAAAAATTTGGCCAGTCGTTATTTGATTCAGAAAGATTGACAATCACATCAGCTGAAGGAATTACATATAGGATTTCCCCTACTGAAGGACTTTTGATCCAAGTTTTCATTGAAAATGAAAATAAAATTCTCACTCGCACAGATTTATTGCAAAAGGTTTGGCAATACGAAGCTACAATTGAGACACGAACTGTAGATGTATTTGTTGGAAAACTTCGAAAATATATTGAAAAAAATGCAGCGAAACCTGCTCATATCATTTCTGTACGAGGTGTCGGCTACTCTTACGTTACTAAGAACAATGAGAAAAATTAA
- the lipB gene encoding lipoyl(octanoyl) transferase LipB, whose protein sequence is MEIRYLGLLSYSDALGIMESLHQEIVENPKREGVLLVVQHPPTVTMGKRELYEDMKIPPDQLKYKGIAFHKIDRGGSVTVHEPGQVVVYPIVHMDELNKSVRTYVNLLEEAMISTAAQFGISVNRDAINPGVWVGQNKIGAVGIRIANKVTKHGIAFNVTNSLETFSSIVPCGLRGRGVINLQMAVNEFSSSQNVPPLKIEYQIVEKKLAEEIHKLLN, encoded by the coding sequence ATGGAAATTCGTTACCTTGGTTTGTTATCTTATAGTGACGCCCTTGGTATTATGGAGTCACTCCATCAAGAAATCGTCGAAAATCCAAAACGTGAGGGGGTGTTGCTTGTTGTACAGCATCCACCCACCGTCACGATGGGTAAGCGCGAACTTTACGAAGATATGAAAATCCCCCCTGACCAGCTCAAATACAAAGGCATTGCATTTCATAAAATCGATAGAGGGGGAAGCGTGACTGTTCATGAACCTGGACAAGTTGTTGTTTACCCTATTGTGCATATGGATGAGCTGAATAAATCTGTGCGCACTTATGTGAATTTGTTGGAAGAAGCTATGATTTCCACAGCGGCACAATTTGGTATTTCTGTGAATCGTGATGCTATCAATCCAGGTGTTTGGGTGGGGCAAAATAAAATCGGTGCTGTCGGAATTCGTATTGCAAATAAAGTGACAAAACACGGCATCGCTTTTAATGTTACAAACTCCCTTGAAACTTTTTCTTCTATAGTTCCATGCGGTTTAAGAGGAAGAGGTGTCATAAATTTACAAATGGCTGTAAATGAATTTTCGTCATCGCAAAATGTCCCTCCGCTTAAGATTGAATACCAAATTGTAGAAAAAAAATTGGCTGAAGAAATCCATAAATTATTAAATTAA
- the phnC gene encoding phosphonate ABC transporter ATP-binding protein codes for MTFQPARDYEFILQVKDLVKTYPNGTKALKGVSFNVPKGAFLAVIGLSGSGKSTLLRCINRIHEPTSGSVIFEGRDITHVKEHQLREARTKIGMVFQHFNLVNRRNVLNNVLTGRLGQLENKFLGGIFQKWPEKWIEEAYQALRIVGIEDKALIRADGLSGGQKQRVAIARTLMQHPDLLLADEPVASLDPSTSYSVMNYLRDLNQKHNITVVCNLHFLSLVRDYSTHVIALKNGELVFEGKPTDITEKWFKDIYGADAREVEIH; via the coding sequence GTGACATTTCAGCCAGCACGAGATTACGAGTTTATTTTGCAAGTGAAAGACCTTGTTAAAACTTATCCTAATGGGACAAAAGCTTTAAAGGGAGTGAGCTTTAACGTTCCCAAGGGGGCATTTCTGGCTGTGATAGGGCTATCCGGTTCTGGAAAATCAACTTTGTTACGTTGTATTAACAGAATTCATGAGCCCACATCTGGATCCGTTATTTTTGAGGGTCGTGATATAACTCATGTTAAAGAGCATCAATTGAGAGAAGCTCGGACAAAAATTGGCATGGTTTTTCAACATTTCAATTTAGTGAATCGTAGAAATGTTTTAAATAATGTTTTAACTGGGCGTTTGGGACAACTCGAAAATAAATTCTTAGGTGGAATTTTTCAAAAATGGCCTGAAAAATGGATTGAAGAAGCTTATCAAGCACTTCGTATTGTTGGCATTGAAGACAAAGCTCTGATTCGTGCAGATGGCTTATCCGGCGGACAAAAGCAGCGTGTGGCAATTGCAAGAACGCTTATGCAACATCCAGATCTTCTATTAGCAGATGAACCAGTCGCATCTCTCGATCCTTCCACAAGTTATTCCGTAATGAATTATCTCCGTGACTTAAATCAAAAGCATAATATCACAGTCGTGTGCAATTTGCACTTTTTAAGTTTAGTTCGAGATTACTCCACACATGTTATTGCATTGAAAAATGGTGAGTTGGTTTTTGAGGGTAAACCGACCGACATCACTGAAAAATGGTTTAAAGATATCTATGGCGCTGACGCTCGTGAAGTGGAGATACACTAA
- the phnE gene encoding phosphonate ABC transporter, permease protein PhnE, with amino-acid sequence MRFPSYIPVIESERRKRQIAGVVIEMFVWGYFLIFLSKVLICSIILPGVEYLAYNDPPNGTALKIIEFLEYDSRYFDFPWSWFFNIMALGAVIGFTISMKCKGFGSWIASISKLQVNNPEDSLKLTKHWKWARIEALILVIVTVITGWVLTNVSIAKIFQIDGLLGAGRLSLQLACGIPGVGENIGSFSIYDSMQWFLNLFVKLHNIFFVNQVDLFSVSCQPNDLSYFSKALSKLAESIYLAFIATFFSVPVAFVLSFFASRNLTRHSRMMRFVYVLIRSYMNITRSIEPLIWAILFSVWIGIGPFAGSLALMIHSVSSLVKQYSEAVEGVEEGPIEALQATGATRVAIVWYAVVPQVILPFLAFTIYRWDINVRMATVIGLVGGGGIGSILIQEQMLARWTQVGSLAFLIFLVVWCMDFLSARIREAIQ; translated from the coding sequence ATGCGATTTCCTTCCTATATTCCTGTTATTGAATCTGAACGTCGTAAAAGACAAATTGCTGGTGTTGTTATTGAAATGTTTGTGTGGGGATATTTTTTAATATTCCTTTCGAAAGTTTTAATTTGTTCTATTATTTTACCCGGAGTTGAATATTTAGCATATAATGATCCTCCTAACGGAACAGCACTGAAAATTATTGAATTTCTTGAATATGATAGTCGTTACTTTGATTTTCCTTGGTCTTGGTTCTTTAATATCATGGCTCTTGGAGCAGTCATTGGCTTCACAATTTCTATGAAATGCAAAGGCTTTGGCTCATGGATAGCAAGCATATCTAAGCTGCAAGTAAACAATCCAGAAGACTCCTTAAAATTAACCAAACATTGGAAATGGGCTAGGATCGAAGCACTTATCCTCGTTATTGTTACAGTGATTACGGGCTGGGTTTTAACCAATGTAAGTATAGCGAAAATTTTCCAAATTGATGGGTTGCTTGGTGCAGGTCGTTTGAGTTTGCAATTAGCTTGTGGAATACCTGGAGTAGGGGAAAATATTGGTTCGTTTTCTATATACGATTCAATGCAATGGTTTCTTAATTTATTTGTAAAGTTACATAATATTTTCTTTGTAAATCAAGTCGATTTATTTTCAGTGTCATGTCAACCAAACGATTTAAGTTACTTTAGTAAAGCTCTCAGTAAACTAGCAGAGTCTATCTATCTTGCATTTATAGCAACATTTTTTAGTGTTCCAGTTGCATTTGTCCTATCCTTTTTTGCTTCACGTAACTTAACACGTCACAGCCGCATGATGCGTTTTGTTTATGTCCTTATTCGTTCATATATGAATATCACCCGTTCCATCGAACCACTTATTTGGGCGATTCTCTTTTCTGTTTGGATTGGCATTGGCCCATTTGCTGGATCCCTTGCTCTCATGATCCACAGTGTTTCAAGTCTTGTGAAACAGTACTCTGAGGCCGTTGAAGGCGTTGAAGAAGGCCCCATTGAGGCCCTCCAAGCAACAGGCGCTACGCGCGTAGCAATTGTTTGGTATGCTGTGGTACCGCAAGTTATTTTGCCTTTCTTAGCCTTTACAATTTATCGTTGGGATATCAACGTGCGTATGGCGACAGTGATTGGACTTGTTGGTGGAGGAGGTATCGGAAGTATCCTTATCCAAGAACAAATGCTTGCGCGTTGGACACAAGTAGGAAGTCTAGCTTTCCTTATTTTCTTAGTCGTTTGGTGCATGGATTTCCTTTCTGCACGTATTCGCGAGGCTATTCAATAA
- a CDS encoding lytic transglycosylase domain-containing protein, with product MGCKSHFSFLIIRVLCVATLLSCMTNIQFSYARENLNSEIMGKKYINFYQDFLSSKDRREKEYLEGLKQSFLKLKKNEERIYTLLGMLNLSSEGDQKIYAEFAILNIKKNFKYLNSDEKEIYKILFAKYLINKKDYAGGVLVLKAIAHKSESILFPMIAPLYIDALLNANLKSESIQYYNKFKKAIDKNTNWEKLNEILVGLANAALSFNDPNLSLSYLKKPLLFYPLEKSGRDAMVILSTIECSGGSLGSLYFRDESMQYLSREIFKRIGKQPDSRNYILSLIGVNPDRVHPQQEIDTLPMPEKEKLLEIANMLVIAREYYLANQMLDYLIGAKSYNANFSRDKILDLRGRVLNSLELPVKAAQNYKELFSEYPNSKFAEVARIKYGTSLHFAKRHSESAQYLSQNNVFPTNDEQNWSLFWQYYLSSQKREAEKTAKNYIEKEINKRNSPVAKFQYWLSLLDKNNYYNLEYKNELKAISEKTDEYPYPIFSRWRLNKFKLPDMQKNLERLNGYKDYYTNKLNPFIKGKLRNKKFENIRRLAHYDLANIASLYIDDFKNKKLKRNEAIILANLAYSSYDYKNAGDLARNSFANPIDDYSYKEVWTEKTNFWKLNYPLAYWPDVISAAKLLDLDPFWILSIMRAESHYIPRAESPVGAIGLMQIMPYTGINIADNIGKDNFNISLLKSPSQSIAFAAWYLKMLLTIYKGNYLLATAAYNSGPEAVNRWINQNNRLTVDEFYENIPYQETKKYVAKVLGYLDMYYRVQLGIGDGYNLEFGESVPSPNTSLDIF from the coding sequence ATGGGATGTAAAAGCCATTTTAGTTTTTTAATCATACGAGTCCTTTGTGTTGCAACACTTTTAAGCTGCATGACGAATATACAGTTTTCTTATGCGAGAGAAAACCTAAATTCAGAAATTATGGGCAAAAAGTATATTAATTTTTATCAAGATTTTCTTTCATCAAAAGATAGAAGAGAGAAAGAGTATTTAGAAGGATTAAAACAATCATTTTTAAAACTTAAGAAAAATGAAGAAAGAATATATACTCTTTTAGGAATGCTTAATTTATCAAGTGAAGGGGATCAAAAAATATATGCTGAATTTGCAATTTTAAATATAAAAAAGAATTTTAAATATTTAAATTCTGATGAAAAAGAAATATACAAAATTCTTTTTGCAAAATATTTAATAAACAAAAAAGATTATGCAGGTGGAGTTCTTGTTTTAAAAGCAATTGCTCACAAATCTGAATCGATTTTGTTTCCGATGATTGCTCCTCTATATATAGATGCTTTGCTCAATGCAAATTTAAAATCAGAATCAATCCAATATTATAATAAATTTAAAAAGGCGATCGATAAAAATACGAATTGGGAAAAGCTAAATGAAATTTTAGTTGGTTTAGCCAATGCAGCACTTAGCTTTAATGATCCGAATCTTTCCTTATCTTACTTAAAAAAACCTCTCTTATTTTATCCTTTAGAAAAATCGGGCAGAGATGCTATGGTTATTCTTTCAACCATTGAATGTTCTGGAGGAAGTCTAGGCAGCTTGTATTTTCGCGATGAAAGTATGCAATATCTATCGCGTGAAATTTTTAAAAGAATTGGTAAGCAACCTGATTCAAGAAATTATATTTTATCATTGATAGGAGTAAATCCTGACCGAGTACATCCTCAACAAGAAATAGATACTTTGCCAATGCCTGAAAAAGAAAAACTTCTTGAAATTGCAAATATGCTTGTCATTGCTAGAGAATACTATTTGGCCAATCAAATGTTGGATTATTTAATTGGTGCAAAATCGTATAATGCTAATTTTAGCAGAGATAAAATTCTTGATTTAAGAGGGCGGGTGCTTAATTCTCTTGAACTTCCAGTAAAAGCTGCTCAAAATTACAAAGAACTCTTTAGCGAATATCCAAATTCTAAATTTGCTGAAGTTGCACGAATTAAATACGGTACTTCACTGCATTTTGCCAAAAGGCACTCGGAATCGGCGCAATACCTCTCTCAAAATAATGTATTCCCAACAAATGATGAACAAAATTGGTCATTATTTTGGCAATATTATTTGTCTTCTCAGAAAAGAGAAGCTGAAAAAACTGCAAAGAATTATATTGAAAAAGAAATAAATAAAAGGAACAGTCCAGTTGCAAAATTTCAGTATTGGTTATCATTGCTAGATAAGAATAACTATTATAATTTAGAGTATAAAAATGAACTCAAAGCCATCAGTGAAAAAACAGATGAATACCCTTATCCTATTTTTTCACGTTGGAGACTCAATAAATTTAAATTGCCTGATATGCAAAAAAATCTTGAGAGACTTAATGGCTATAAAGACTATTATACAAACAAACTAAATCCCTTTATCAAAGGAAAACTTAGAAATAAGAAGTTCGAAAATATCCGTCGATTGGCACATTATGATCTAGCTAATATTGCTTCATTATATATTGATGATTTTAAGAATAAGAAGCTAAAAAGGAATGAAGCTATTATTTTGGCAAATTTGGCATATTCTTCGTATGACTATAAAAATGCAGGAGATCTTGCCCGCAATTCCTTTGCAAACCCTATTGATGATTATAGTTATAAGGAAGTGTGGACAGAAAAAACAAACTTTTGGAAGCTCAATTATCCGTTAGCTTATTGGCCAGATGTTATTTCAGCTGCAAAACTACTTGATTTAGATCCCTTTTGGATCCTATCTATCATGCGGGCCGAATCGCATTATATTCCACGTGCGGAAAGTCCAGTTGGTGCAATAGGATTGATGCAAATCATGCCTTATACCGGCATAAATATCGCGGATAATATTGGGAAAGATAACTTTAATATCAGCTTGTTAAAGAGTCCATCCCAGTCCATTGCATTTGCGGCTTGGTATTTAAAAATGTTGCTAACCATTTATAAAGGAAATTATTTATTAGCGACTGCGGCTTATAACAGTGGCCCAGAGGCTGTAAATCGTTGGATAAATCAAAATAATAGGTTAACTGTAGATGAGTTTTATGAAAATATTCCATATCAAGAGACAAAAAAATACGTTGCAAAAGTTCTAGGATACCTTGACATGTATTACAGAGTACAACTAGGAATAGGCGACGGCTATAACTTGGAATTTGGGGAGTCTGTACCGAGTCCTAATACAAGCTTAGACATTTTTTAG